The Pirellulales bacterium region CGGGCGGCGCTACGCCGCCGCTATGACCCGCGCGAGCAACACGGCGCAAGCCCGCATGCGCAGCCTCCGGGCCGCCGGCCGGACGTGCGCAAAAGCGCCGCCTGAGCGTGCGGCGAAAGCGCGTTCCGGCATCTCCCTTTGGTCGCGTCTGCTAAACTGGTCGCATGGATCGCGCGGCGCTGACCACACTTTTGAAGCAGGAAGCACGGCGGCTCGGCTTCGATCTAGCCGGCGCCTGCCCAGCGGTTTCGCCGACGGGCATCAACCACCTGCACGAGTGGCTGCAGGCAGGCTATGCGGGCGAAATGCAATATCTCGCACAGCGTAGCGCTGCCTACGCGCATCCCCGCCACGTGCTAGATGGCGTTCGCAGCCTGCTCGTGCTGACGATGAACTATCGCACCGCCGAGCCGGCGGATGTGGCAGCGGGCCAAGGGCGCTTGTCACGCTATGCCTGGGGGCAGGATTATCACGACACGATTCACGATCGGTTGCACGGGCTGGCCGACTTTCTCCGCGGTGTGATCCCCACGGCGGCCGTGCGTGGCGTCGTGGATTCGGCGCCGCTGTTGGAGCGCGAGTTTGCCCAGCTGGCGGGGCTCGGCTGGATCGGCAAGAACACGCTGCTTTTAAATCGGCAGAGTGGCAGTTGGTTCTTCCTGGCCGCGCTGTTGACCGATGTCGAACTGGAATACGACGCACCGCATGCGACCGATCATTGCGGCACCTGCACGGCCTGTCTGGATGCGTGTCCCACGCAGGCCTTCGTCGCTCCTTACGTGCTGGATAGCCGCCGCTGCATCAGCTACCTGACAATCGAGCTGCGATCGAGCGTCCCAGTAGAACTGCGGCCGGGCTTGGGAGATTGGGTTTTTGGTTGCGATGTCTGCCAGGACGTATGCCCGTGGAATCATCGTGCTCCGACGACCGACCTGATCGACTTTCAGCCGGCCGCCGCGGCGAACCCACTGGACCTTGTCGCACTGTTTGACATGTCGGACGTAGACTTTCGCGCCCGCTTTCGCGGCACTCCGCTGTGGCGAGCGAAGCGGCGTGGCCTGCTGCGCAATGCCGCGATAGTGCTGGGAAACCAGAGACACGACGCGGCATTGCACGCACTTATCCGGGGGCTCGACGACGACGAGCCACTGGTACGTGGCGCGTGTGCCTGGGCGCTGGCACAGCTTGAGCAGCCGCGGGCGATTCTTGCCGTGCGGCAGCGGTTGGAAATAGAAACCGACGCAAACGTACGCACCGAACTGACAGCCGCGATTCAAGCCGCGTCGACGCACTCTACGTCTGCGTTTACCGAACCGTCGGGACCTGCCGGAGCATAGTTACCCGGCCGGTCCTCGGCATAGAACCGCTCGAGCACCAGGGGCCATTCGTCAGCAGTGCTTACCGAGATGAACGCGTCTCGCACCAGCTTGCCATCGGGATGGAGTTGCGAGTATTTGATGCCGAACTTGCGCATCTGCCGGCCGCAAGCGTTGGGCCCATAGATTTCCTCGGCGCGCCGGTAGTGATCGCGAATCACTTCCCGTTGCTCATGTACGCTGGGCGGGGTTGGCAGGGGTAGGCCTTCGGACAGCGCACGCGCTTGCGCGAAAATCCAAGGGTTGCCGATCGCTCCGCGGGCGACGGTCACGCCATCGACGCCGGTCTCGCGCATCATGGCCAGACAATCGGCCGCAGTGAATAGGTCGCCGCTCCCCAACACCGTGCGCATGCCGGCATGCTGCTTTACCTCGCGGAGGAATTCCCAGCGGCTTGGGCCCACGTAACGTTGCTCGACGGTTCGCCCGTGGACCGTGATCGCCGAAACGCCGCGGGCAAAGGCCCCATCGAAGATTTCAAAGAACCGATCGCGGCTCTGTTGGCTGTCATCAATGCCGCGGCGCATTTTCACCGTCACCGGCTTATCCGGAGGAACGTGCTCGCGCACGCGCGAGACGATTTCGAGCGCCGTTTCTGGCTGGCTAAGCAGGAACCCGCCGCGGCAACGGCCCAAGACCTTCTTCACCGGGCAGCCGAAGTTGATATCGATCACGTCGTAGCCGGCTGCCGCCATTTGTGCCGCCGCGGGGCCGAATTCCTCGGGGTCGCTCCCCATCAACTGCCCGCCCACCAGATGGTCGTCGGCGGCAATGCGAAGGAATCGCAGGCGGTTCTTGCGGCGGGCTTGCAGAACCACCCGATCCAGCACGACTTCGCACAAGGCGTAGGTGGCGCCCAACTGGCGGGCAATATGCCGCATCGCGCCGTCGCTATAGCCCGACAATGCCGCTTGGACGATCGGAAAGCCGATCTTAACGTGTCCGATCTGTAAATCAGGAAGCGACGAGGTCATGGCTCGATTCTGGGCCGAAGCGGGCCTTGCGGTCAAGGGTCCGCCACGGCCGGTTCCCCAGGCTCTGTTGATGCGATTTCTCCGCGCTCCCGAATTCGTTGCCTCGGGAGTCCAATCGCTCAACCTGCGCCCCCAAGTTATTCAGCTTCTCATCCAACCGCTCGTAACCGCGTTCGAGATGGCCAATTCTATGGACGACTGTCATTCCCTCGGCCGCCAAACCCGCCAAAACCAGTGAGGCGCTCGCCCGCAGATCTGTTGCTACGACGCGAGCGCCCTCCAGTTGCGATACGCCAGTCACGATTGCGCCGCCGGCAGTACGTCGGACTTTCGCTCCCAAGCGGGCAAGCTCACGAACGTGGTGAAATCGCTGGGGAAAAACCTGGTCTGTGATCTGACTACGCCCGGGGATCAAGCTCGCGAGCGCCGTAAATTGCGACTGCATGTCGGTCGGCACATGCGGATAAGGGCGCGCCGTCAATTGAATCGGTCGGCGAAAGTCGGTGGTGGAAGTCAGAGTGATGGAGTCTTCGTGCAGGCGCACGCCGAAACCAGCGTCGGCCAACACTTCGAGCACGGCGGTCATATGCTCGGCAATGACGCCGCGAACGGTGACCTGGCCGCCAGTGATCGCGCCAGCACAGAGCAGTGTGGCTGCTTCGATACGATCGGGTATCACGCGGTGCCCGCCTCCGCCAAGTTGCTCGATCCCCTCGACTACGATCGTTTGCGTTCCCAACCCTTCGATACGGGCACCGATTCTCGTTAAAAACTTCCCGAGGTCGACGATCTCGGGCTCGGTGGCGGCTCCCGTAATCACCGTCGTACCGCGTGCCAGCGTGGCGGCGCTCAGGACGTTAGCCGTGCCGGTGACCGTTGGTCCCCAGGGGCCGGAGAGATGGATCCGCGCGCCAGTGAGTCGCCGGGCCTGGGCCACGACACATCCGTCGCGGACTTGTATGTCGGCTCCCAGTGCAGCGAGTCCGCGCAGGTGCAAATCAACCGGCCGATCGCCGATCGCGCAGCCGCCAGGCAGCGGAACGATCGCCTGGCGGCGTCGCGCCACGAGCGGCCCCAAAACACAAAAGCTGGCCCGCATGCGGCGCATCAAACGCCCGTCGGCCTGCACGAGCGTCGCGTCCTTGTTTTCGAGCCGTAGTGACTGAACGCCTTGATGACGCACGGAAACACCCAAGCGCCTCAGCATTCGAGAGAGCGTGGCAACGTCGAGGAGGTCAGGCACACCGTCGAGCAAGACCGGTTCGTCGGCCAGGATCGCGGCAGCCATGATCGGCAGCGCCGCATTTTTCGCTCCGCTGGCATCGACGGCACCGACGAGCGGCACGCCACCTGTGATCTGAAAAGCATCCATGCTTCACTCGCGATAGGTTGTAGGCGATGCGGCTGCCAGAACAAAGAGAAACCACGAATCACGCTAGTCACACGAATAAAGAGGTCTGCCGTGAACCTTTCCCTATCTCTTATCTCATATTTCTTATTCGTGTGATTCGTGGTTCCCCTTCCCTCGTATCACTAACGCTGGATCGCCAAGATCTACTTGTGCGATGGTAGCGTTATTTACGGCGTGCCTGGACGACGCGGGCCAGACCGGCCAGATCTTTGATCGTGGATATCTGGTCGAAATGCGTGTCATTCTCCAGCAGTTGCCGCACGTCAGCTTCGATCATAGGGCTGATCTCGGTCAAGAGCCATCCGCCCGGAATCAGTCGCTCGGCCGCCTGGGAAATTAAACGCTGAATGATTTCGGTGCCGCGCGGACCGGCAACTAGCGCCGTGCGTGGCTCGAAATCGCGCACGTCGCGTGCTAGCTCCGCCCATTCGCTCTCCGAAACGTAGGGGGGATTGCTGACAATGAAATCGAACTTCGTCGCGGCTGGCAATGACGCTAGCAAATCCCCTTCGACAAAGTCGACGCGGTCGGCCACGCCGTGTTGTGCCGCGTTGTCGCGCGCGACGGCCAGCGCCGCCGGGCTAAGATCGATCGCGGTCACACGGCACGTTTTAATGCGCTGGACTGCACAGATCGCGATGATGCCGCTGCCGGTACCAACATCGGCCACCCGCAACTGCGGCGCTTTCTCCGGCCTCTCGACTTCCGCGGGCGGAGTCGGCTGTGCTGCCATGGAATCGTCGGTTGCGCTGTCGCGGTTGGCCATCAAGTCCAGCAGCCTGACGACGAGCAGCTCGGTCTCGGGGCGCGGAATCAGTACGTCCTGCGTAACGCGAAAGGGGAGCGAATAGAACTCCCTACGGCCCACCAGGTAGGCCACCGGCTTTCCTTCGGCGCGCTCGCGCACCAGTTCACGGAACCGCGTGCGAATAGCATCCTGCGGAACTTCGTCGAATGACGTATAGAGCTCGATCCGGCGGCAATGCCGTGCTTCGGCCAGCAATATCTCGGCGTCCAAGCGAGGGCTGTCGGCGCCGCGATCCTTGAGGAACTGCGTTGTCCAGGCAAGCAGTCGGCCGATTGTCCACGGGTCGGCGTCTGGCATGTTCGGCAAACCGTAGGCAGTTGGCTTTAATCAGTTACCAATAGCCGATCGTCAGGATTCACACCAGTCAGGAACTGGCCACCGATTACCGACCACTACCAAGGCACCCTCACTCTACCGTTCCCATCGACGAACGTTGCGACTGCCGGTCGTGGTCGATAAGAGCTTCGGTTACCGGAATCAGATCGCCGGCCATAATATTCGACAGCTGATAAAGCGTCAGTCCGATGCGGTGGTCTGTCAGCCGGTTTTCCGGAAAGTTGTACGTGCGAATTTTTTCGCTTCGAGCACCGGTCCCCACCATGCTCTTGCGCTCGCTAGCCCGCTTTTCGTCTTCGGCTTTGCGCTTCATTTCGTAGACGCGTGTCTTGAGCACGCGTAGGGCTTTCGCCAGGTTCTTGTGCTGGCTTTTCTCGTCCTGGCAACTGACGACGATGTTCGTCTCGTAGTGCGTCAGCCGCACGGCCGAGGCCGTCTTGTTGACGTGCTGCCCGCCCGGCCCACTTGCGCAAAACAGATCCTTGCGATAGTCGTCAGGCTTGATGTCGATTTCGACGTCTTCCGGCTCCGGCATGACGGCCACGGTGGCCGTCGAAGTCTGGATGCGTCCTTTGGCTTCGGTCTCCGGGACGCGCTGCACACGGTGCACGCCACTTTCATATTGCATCTCGCGATAGACACCTTCGCCCGAGATGCCCAGGATGAGCTGCTTGAAGCCGCCGAGCTCGGTGGGGTTCATGTCCAGGATTTCGATCTTCCAGCCCTTGCTGTCGGCGTAATGTTTGTACATGTCGTACAGGTCGCGGGCGAAGAGACCGGCTTCGTCGCCGCCGGTGCCGGCGCGAATTTCCATGACGCAGCGGGTGCGATTGGCGTCCTCGCCGCCGATGGTCATGTCCAGCAGCTCGTTCCAAAAGACTTCGCGCTGTGCGATCAGCTCGGGGAGTTCGGCCTCGGCCAGCTCGCGCATCTCAAGGTCCGGCCCGGCGATCATCTCGCGTGTTTCAGAGATTTGGGCGTTTAGCTCTTTGAAGCGGCGATACTTGGTGGCCAGCTTGGCCAGCGACCCGTGCTCGCGGTACACCGCGGCCATCTTGGCCCCGTTGGCCTGCACCTCGGGATCGAGCAACTGTTTTTCCAGCGTCTCGAAACGCGTCAGCGTTTGATCTAGTTGATCCCTCATCTTGGCTCACTCGGAAATCGACCGGGGGCGCAGCAACGCACAGAGTCGCAAACACCCGTAGGGACGAGTAGCACAATCGCGGGCGCACAGCGCCCTGCGAACGCAAGAATGGGCGCGTGAGAAGCTAGGTCTCGGCAGCTTGGGCCTTGGCTGCCTTGCCGCCCTTCTTACCGCGTTCAACACTGGCGTAGCCGGTACCGGCGAACTTGCTCTTGAATTTCTCGATGCGACCCGCCGCATCCACATATTTGAGCTTGCCCGTGAAGAACGGATGGCAAGCGCTGCAAATATCGACCTTCAATTCCGGCTGCGTGCTACGGGTCTCAAAAGTATTGCCACAGCCACACTTAACGTGTGTCTCGCCATACTTGGGATGGATGCCCTTTTTCATGACCCACTCCTCGCTGATGCCTGCACAGAGGCAAATACTTGTCGATCTAGCCTGAAAGGAAGGTACAAGTCTACCCGTGCCTTGGTCCTCGGGCAAGGTCTCCGCCGCAAGCTTAATCGGCCGTAGGCTGGGCCGCCTCAGACGGCTTGCTGGACTCTTCCAGGCGACGGGCCCGCAGCAAATTGCCATTGCGCTGCGCGGACAGGTCGGCCCGATAATAACGGATCGCCTCCTCGGTCTGCCCCTGTGCCTCGTAGGCGCGGGCCAGGTTGTAACGGGCGCCAGCCGTCCAGGGACCGTCAGGGAAGGCTTCCAGGGTGCGCGTCCGCAGATAGTCGATGGCCGCGCCATAGTTGCCGCGCTCGTAGGCCACTAGGCCTAGCCAGTAACTGGCGGTTTGTTTGGCCGCACGTATCTGCACCAGGTTGGCCTCCACGCGCTCGCGATCCTTTTCTGGCGCCTTGGCGCGATAGGTTTTCAGGTCGGCGTCTGGCGGTCGCGCGGCCTGATACTGGGCATTGGCTCCCTTGTCGCCGTCCAATGTACCCACCAGGTGCAACACCCGAGCCTGCCATAAAATTGGCGTGGGCTGTTGGAATTGGGCAAAGTCGAGTTGAGCCTTTTGCTGAGTCTCTCGATCGGCCTTCATCAGCCCATCGATCCGTTGGTAAGGGAGCGGCCACAAATTGACAGTATCAATATGCGGATGGGCTTTGACCCGTTCGGCAAGTCTCGACGGTTGAACGGTCAGCACCAGAGATTCTTTGCCGGGCAGGTCGGCGCCGACCAATTGCATGCGACGCGAGATGTACATGGGCGAACCCTCGATCAGCGCCGTTACGTGCTCTAAATCCGCGCCTTTGACCGGGTAGATGCGCTGCTCGTCGACGTCCAGGTTGCGCAGCAACTTCTCATCGGCCAGCAGATCTTTAAGGGTCGCCACAGGCTTGCCGTCGGGTCCCGGTAGGGGCATTCCCAGGCGAGTGTCGAACAAATACAACTCGCCGTCGACCAGCACGGCCGGCAGCCAAGGGCGTAGCGCTTCGCCGGGTTCGTTCCCCGGTAACGCAAGCATGACGATTTCGAGCCCCTGCTGGCGTCCCAGCAGAACGAACAGCCAGGCCCGATCAATGGCCGTGCCGCGTCCCAGGATCAGAGTATCGCGTGCCAGATAAGGCACCACCGCGGCGGTATCGCGCTCGATCTGGATATTGCGTACAACCCAGTCGAACAGCCCTTGGGCGATGGCAATGGGTTGGCTGTCGGCACCCCGCGCGCGGTTGGCGATTTCATTCAGCCAAACGACCAGTTGCAGATCGGCGCCGTCGCTTAGCGGGAAACTCAATGCGCCGAGACTTTGCAATGGAGGCAGGCCGCGCAATTCTTCGGGCAATGTTTCGACCAGCGGATCAGCGTGCCATTCGTCAGTCGCTGGATTGTGCTTGATCCATTGATTGAGGCGATCGACGACGGTCTTCAGGGCGTCCGCCGTCTGAAATTCTTCCGTCGTTCGCAGCACCGAGAACGCGTAACGAAGATTCTCCTCGTTCATCTCGGTGCGGGCCGTCGCCGAATTGCGTTGTTGCGAACGGCGAGTGCTGTTGGTGTCCTGGCAACCCACGAGCACGAACACCGCGATGGCCATGACAATGACGCCTGAACCCCAAACAGACCGCGCGCGAACCGGCCCCACTGTCGCAGGCTCGCCTACGCTGCCAGGCGCATTCGGCGGCGCTAATTGCTGCATCACCTCACGGGTAAGTCGCACTAGAATTTCTCCACGACCGCACGGATCGCAAGGATGCGGTCGATCAGTGCCGGAAACTCGTCGAGCGGCACCATATTAGGGCCGTCGCTGGGGGATGTATCCGGCTGGGGATGGGTTTCAAAGAATAAGCCATCGACACCAATCGCGGTTGCCGCCCGGGCCACGGGCTCGACCATGGCCCGGTTTCCGCCCGTTGCCGTACCGAGCCCGCCGGGCTCCTGAACACTGTGCGTGGCGTCGAAAATAATGGGCGTGCCCAAGGCCCGCATCTGTGGGATTGATCGCATGTCGTTCACCAATCGGCCGTAGCCGAAGAACGTCCCGCGCTCGCAGAGCAGGATGTCCTTGCAGCCGGCCTGCTCCAGCTTCGAGATCACATGGCGCATGTCCCACGGCGCCATGAACTGTCCCTTCTTCACGTTCACCGCGCGGCCCGTCTGGGCCGCGGCCATCAGCAGGTCGGTCTGGCGGGCGAGGAACGCGGGAATCTGTAGTAGGTCGCAAACCTGGCCCACCGGCGCGGCCTGCCACGATTCGTGAATATCGGTCGTCACCGGCAGGCCGGTCGCCTGCTTGACGCGGGAGAGCACGGCCAGGCCCCCCTCTAACCCCAGGCCGCGGAACGCATCGCCGCTGGTGCGATTCGCCTTGTCGAACGAGGCTTTGAAGACCACCTGCACAGGCAACTCGCGGCCGAGTCGAGCGAGCCGCTCGGCAATGCTGACCGTCAGCTCTTCATTTTCAATGACGCAGGGCCCGGCAATTAGCAGCAGCGGTTGGCCCTGGCCGCACAAATAGGGCCCGATCCGGGCGGGGTTGGCTGGCACGTTGCGTGTTCCTCGGCCGGCGAGAGTGATATGTGTGGCACCAGGTCCGATATTCCCGATCGGCAGCTAGCGCACCCGCACAGAAAGAGGCATTCTACTTAAGCGGGCAGAGGGCAGAAAGCCAAGCAATGCCTGCCCTTGCTACGGACGATAGGGCGTCCTGGTTTGCCACAAGTGCATGCGCCGGCAAAGGGATCGGGTGTCTGCCGACATTCTTCGACTAGTGCCCACGTCGGGCCGGAATGGACTGCCGGTCTCAGATTGATACAGTCTCGACTTTGAGACGGCCATCTGTCAGGAAAAGGCCCGAGTGCATCATCTCTATACAGCAATTTTGCGCGGTCCGCGCCAGAACGACCCACTCCTGTTGGGACTCTTAAGTCCTTGCAATAGAAAATCTTAAGAGCCTGAATAATCGCTAAGTTCTTACGGCGATGGCGCTCGGATCGTTCGGTTGCGAGGCTGGACGCGATCGCCGAGCGCGCCAAGCGACGTTCGGCACGCCGCGTGCATTATAAGAAAGACAGAACCGGCCACTAAAACCGGTTCCTAAATGAGACTGGCCCGCGGGGCCTCTGACGACTACCGGCAGGATGGTTGACTTGCCCCTGGCCATCCGGCAATGCCATTGTGGATGTGGCGCGTCAGAGGCCCCCGTTTTTTTGCCCCACCTGGGTTTTGTACCCGGGCGAGCCAGTGGAAGTTTCGTCTGCTCTCTATGCTACCGTGATTTGTCGGTGGGGACACGAACTTTTTTTGGGCAAATCTGGTGGCGCCGGCGCGCCTACTTTTCTGTGGAACAGGCGCGCGTATTTGATGCCGTTCGCGGGGGCTGAGTTGGGGCCGCTCGGCGGCGGGCCACGCGGCTTCCAGTCTCCCGGCGATGTCCCAGTTGCCCGCTCTGCGGCGCGTTGACCGCCCTAGGGCGCCTGCTACTCTGATCCGGGGACATAGTGCCCTGACGGCAACTCTGCCACGGTAGCCTTATGAAGATCCATGCGATCCAGACCGGCAGCGTGCGCATCAAAAGCAGCCAGCGTGTCGGCCGCGGCCGCGGTCAAATGCGGCAGTTGCACGTCCTGTTTGACCGGGCATGGACCGAATGGTTGCCAATCTATGCCTGGGCGATCGAAACGTCCGA contains the following coding sequences:
- the queG gene encoding tRNA epoxyqueuosine(34) reductase QueG — translated: MDRAALTTLLKQEARRLGFDLAGACPAVSPTGINHLHEWLQAGYAGEMQYLAQRSAAYAHPRHVLDGVRSLLVLTMNYRTAEPADVAAGQGRLSRYAWGQDYHDTIHDRLHGLADFLRGVIPTAAVRGVVDSAPLLEREFAQLAGLGWIGKNTLLLNRQSGSWFFLAALLTDVELEYDAPHATDHCGTCTACLDACPTQAFVAPYVLDSRRCISYLTIELRSSVPVELRPGLGDWVFGCDVCQDVCPWNHRAPTTDLIDFQPAAAANPLDLVALFDMSDVDFRARFRGTPLWRAKRRGLLRNAAIVLGNQRHDAALHALIRGLDDDEPLVRGACAWALAQLEQPRAILAVRQRLEIETDANVRTELTAAIQAASTHSTSAFTEPSGPAGA
- a CDS encoding tRNA-dihydrouridine synthase, encoding MTSSLPDLQIGHVKIGFPIVQAALSGYSDGAMRHIARQLGATYALCEVVLDRVVLQARRKNRLRFLRIAADDHLVGGQLMGSDPEEFGPAAAQMAAAGYDVIDINFGCPVKKVLGRCRGGFLLSQPETALEIVSRVREHVPPDKPVTVKMRRGIDDSQQSRDRFFEIFDGAFARGVSAITVHGRTVEQRYVGPSRWEFLREVKQHAGMRTVLGSGDLFTAADCLAMMRETGVDGVTVARGAIGNPWIFAQARALSEGLPLPTPPSVHEQREVIRDHYRRAEEIYGPNACGRQMRKFGIKYSQLHPDGKLVRDAFISVSTADEWPLVLERFYAEDRPGNYAPAGPDGSVNADVECVDAA
- the murA gene encoding UDP-N-acetylglucosamine 1-carboxyvinyltransferase, yielding MDAFQITGGVPLVGAVDASGAKNAALPIMAAAILADEPVLLDGVPDLLDVATLSRMLRRLGVSVRHQGVQSLRLENKDATLVQADGRLMRRMRASFCVLGPLVARRRQAIVPLPGGCAIGDRPVDLHLRGLAALGADIQVRDGCVVAQARRLTGARIHLSGPWGPTVTGTANVLSAATLARGTTVITGAATEPEIVDLGKFLTRIGARIEGLGTQTIVVEGIEQLGGGGHRVIPDRIEAATLLCAGAITGGQVTVRGVIAEHMTAVLEVLADAGFGVRLHEDSITLTSTTDFRRPIQLTARPYPHVPTDMQSQFTALASLIPGRSQITDQVFPQRFHHVRELARLGAKVRRTAGGAIVTGVSQLEGARVVATDLRASASLVLAGLAAEGMTVVHRIGHLERGYERLDEKLNNLGAQVERLDSRGNEFGSAEKSHQQSLGNRPWRTLDRKARFGPESSHDLVAS
- the prmC gene encoding peptide chain release factor N(5)-glutamine methyltransferase, whose product is MPDADPWTIGRLLAWTTQFLKDRGADSPRLDAEILLAEARHCRRIELYTSFDEVPQDAIRTRFRELVRERAEGKPVAYLVGRREFYSLPFRVTQDVLIPRPETELLVVRLLDLMANRDSATDDSMAAQPTPPAEVERPEKAPQLRVADVGTGSGIIAICAVQRIKTCRVTAIDLSPAALAVARDNAAQHGVADRVDFVEGDLLASLPAATKFDFIVSNPPYVSESEWAELARDVRDFEPRTALVAGPRGTEIIQRLISQAAERLIPGGWLLTEISPMIEADVRQLLENDTHFDQISTIKDLAGLARVVQARRK
- the prfA gene encoding peptide chain release factor 1, whose product is MRDQLDQTLTRFETLEKQLLDPEVQANGAKMAAVYREHGSLAKLATKYRRFKELNAQISETREMIAGPDLEMRELAEAELPELIAQREVFWNELLDMTIGGEDANRTRCVMEIRAGTGGDEAGLFARDLYDMYKHYADSKGWKIEILDMNPTELGGFKQLILGISGEGVYREMQYESGVHRVQRVPETEAKGRIQTSTATVAVMPEPEDVEIDIKPDDYRKDLFCASGPGGQHVNKTASAVRLTHYETNIVVSCQDEKSQHKNLAKALRVLKTRVYEMKRKAEDEKRASERKSMVGTGARSEKIRTYNFPENRLTDHRIGLTLYQLSNIMAGDLIPVTEALIDHDRQSQRSSMGTVE
- the rpmE gene encoding 50S ribosomal protein L31, whose product is MKKGIHPKYGETHVKCGCGNTFETRSTQPELKVDICSACHPFFTGKLKYVDAAGRIEKFKSKFAGTGYASVERGKKGGKAAKAQAAET
- a CDS encoding tetratricopeptide repeat protein; this encodes MRLTREVMQQLAPPNAPGSVGEPATVGPVRARSVWGSGVIVMAIAVFVLVGCQDTNSTRRSQQRNSATARTEMNEENLRYAFSVLRTTEEFQTADALKTVVDRLNQWIKHNPATDEWHADPLVETLPEELRGLPPLQSLGALSFPLSDGADLQLVVWLNEIANRARGADSQPIAIAQGLFDWVVRNIQIERDTAAVVPYLARDTLILGRGTAIDRAWLFVLLGRQQGLEIVMLALPGNEPGEALRPWLPAVLVDGELYLFDTRLGMPLPGPDGKPVATLKDLLADEKLLRNLDVDEQRIYPVKGADLEHVTALIEGSPMYISRRMQLVGADLPGKESLVLTVQPSRLAERVKAHPHIDTVNLWPLPYQRIDGLMKADRETQQKAQLDFAQFQQPTPILWQARVLHLVGTLDGDKGANAQYQAARPPDADLKTYRAKAPEKDRERVEANLVQIRAAKQTASYWLGLVAYERGNYGAAIDYLRTRTLEAFPDGPWTAGARYNLARAYEAQGQTEEAIRYYRADLSAQRNGNLLRARRLEESSKPSEAAQPTAD
- the kdsA gene encoding 3-deoxy-8-phosphooctulonate synthase, whose product is MPANPARIGPYLCGQGQPLLLIAGPCVIENEELTVSIAERLARLGRELPVQVVFKASFDKANRTSGDAFRGLGLEGGLAVLSRVKQATGLPVTTDIHESWQAAPVGQVCDLLQIPAFLARQTDLLMAAAQTGRAVNVKKGQFMAPWDMRHVISKLEQAGCKDILLCERGTFFGYGRLVNDMRSIPQMRALGTPIIFDATHSVQEPGGLGTATGGNRAMVEPVARAATAIGVDGLFFETHPQPDTSPSDGPNMVPLDEFPALIDRILAIRAVVEKF